Proteins from a genomic interval of Brachybacterium vulturis:
- a CDS encoding AAA family ATPase, with protein MAPTLTLTDEFQAALDHLHAGDHLFLTGRAGTGKSTLIRHFLETTERSAITVAPTGIAALNVDGYTIHRLFSFPLGVNEELVRGAGYYPGRFANALTALDTLIIDEASMVRADLFDALTAALERFGPKPGTPFGGVQLVLVGDLYQLPPVVTDAEAAFIEEHFGTPFFFSARSFDRETFPVVELGTVFRQQGDGRLVELLNAVREGALLEDARQELNRRTDPDFEPPLEEFWLTLATTNRIVGARNRQQLERLPDPAQSFTAAIRGQSDGFEHPTEDTLRLAVGAQIMMLTNDPSDRWVNGTLGRIIALTEETADADGPVVTVQLRNGRTLEVPPHTWDITRPSVQGGALVHEVVGTFTQLPMKLAWAITIHKSQGQTLDRVMVDLTGGTFANGQLYVALSRCTSLEGLVLKRDVLPRDLKSDARVRRFLAAHAAPTETLGEVYLASLTVGNDGDRYRARPVEIAAVTDEGDEATTVINPTSDLFAARTDFGITTRDVQLAPLLAEAWPALSPLLAGRVPIGAGIDQQLAWIDFELKRNGIVAQMPLGIDLPTTALSPTERTGLRAPTALERARTVRAAVQQLRADDAMPNIGGTTFPQLLRGSGYLLARSTGADGTHSPKGFVVGGNLSAEDDAAQVLAEALGTAWERVLHPDQIVADRLRAVEQHYGVRVLPEDFTLEEQSALDEMLVPGARVCFTGEVVSDVHGVMGRDRMERLAEDRGLRAVATVTKTRTDVLVVAELGTQSNKTKNAVKWGKPVIAAEDFLEWTERA; from the coding sequence ATGGCCCCCACCCTCACCCTCACCGACGAGTTCCAGGCCGCTCTGGATCACCTGCACGCCGGGGACCACCTCTTCCTCACGGGCCGGGCGGGCACCGGCAAGTCCACACTGATCCGGCACTTCCTGGAGACCACAGAGCGTTCCGCGATCACGGTCGCCCCCACCGGGATCGCGGCGTTGAACGTGGACGGGTACACGATCCACCGGCTGTTCTCCTTCCCGCTCGGGGTCAACGAAGAGCTGGTGCGCGGCGCCGGCTACTACCCGGGACGCTTCGCGAACGCGCTGACAGCGCTGGACACGCTGATCATCGACGAGGCCTCGATGGTGCGGGCGGACCTGTTCGATGCGCTGACCGCGGCGCTCGAGCGCTTCGGTCCGAAGCCCGGCACGCCGTTCGGCGGGGTGCAGCTGGTGCTGGTCGGGGATCTGTACCAGCTGCCGCCGGTGGTGACCGACGCCGAGGCCGCGTTCATCGAGGAGCACTTCGGCACCCCGTTCTTCTTCTCCGCCCGCTCCTTCGACCGGGAGACCTTCCCGGTGGTGGAGCTCGGCACGGTGTTCCGCCAGCAGGGGGACGGCCGCCTGGTGGAGCTGCTGAACGCCGTGCGCGAGGGAGCCCTGCTCGAGGATGCCCGCCAGGAGCTGAACCGGCGCACGGATCCGGATTTCGAACCCCCGCTGGAGGAGTTCTGGCTGACTCTGGCGACCACGAACCGGATCGTCGGCGCCCGCAACCGGCAGCAGCTCGAACGCCTGCCGGATCCTGCCCAGTCCTTCACTGCGGCGATCCGTGGCCAGAGCGACGGCTTCGAGCACCCCACCGAGGACACGCTCCGTCTGGCCGTCGGCGCCCAGATCATGATGCTCACCAACGACCCCTCGGACCGCTGGGTCAACGGCACGCTGGGACGGATCATCGCTCTCACCGAGGAGACAGCCGACGCCGACGGGCCGGTGGTCACCGTGCAGCTGCGCAATGGCCGCACGCTCGAGGTGCCGCCGCACACCTGGGACATCACCCGTCCCAGCGTGCAGGGCGGCGCGCTGGTCCACGAGGTGGTCGGCACCTTCACCCAGCTGCCGATGAAGCTGGCCTGGGCGATCACCATCCACAAATCCCAGGGGCAGACCCTGGATCGCGTGATGGTGGACCTCACCGGCGGCACCTTCGCCAACGGTCAGCTGTACGTGGCACTCTCGCGCTGCACGAGCCTGGAGGGACTGGTGCTGAAGCGGGACGTCCTGCCGCGGGATCTGAAATCCGATGCCCGGGTGCGACGCTTCCTCGCCGCGCACGCCGCGCCGACGGAGACGCTCGGCGAGGTCTACCTGGCCTCGCTCACCGTCGGCAACGACGGGGACCGCTACCGGGCCCGGCCGGTGGAGATCGCGGCGGTCACCGACGAGGGCGATGAGGCCACCACCGTCATCAACCCCACCAGCGACCTGTTCGCCGCGCGCACCGATTTCGGGATCACCACCCGCGATGTGCAACTGGCGCCGCTGCTGGCCGAAGCCTGGCCGGCCCTGTCACCGCTGCTGGCCGGACGGGTGCCGATCGGGGCCGGGATCGATCAGCAGCTGGCGTGGATCGACTTCGAGCTCAAGCGCAACGGGATCGTGGCGCAGATGCCCCTGGGGATCGATCTGCCCACCACAGCCCTCTCCCCCACCGAGCGCACCGGCCTGCGCGCCCCGACCGCGCTCGAGCGCGCCCGGACCGTGCGTGCGGCGGTGCAGCAGCTGCGGGCCGACGACGCGATGCCGAACATCGGCGGGACCACCTTTCCACAGCTGCTGCGCGGGAGCGGCTACCTGCTGGCCCGCAGCACCGGGGCCGACGGGACGCACAGTCCTAAAGGTTTCGTCGTGGGCGGGAACCTCTCCGCCGAGGACGACGCCGCCCAGGTGCTCGCAGAAGCCCTCGGTACGGCATGGGAGCGGGTGCTGCACCCCGACCAGATCGTGGCGGACCGGTTGCGTGCCGTCGAGCAGCACTACGGGGTCCGCGTGCTCCCCGAGGACTTCACGCTCGAGGAGCAGAGCGCGCTCGACGAGATGCTGGTGCCCGGGGCGCGGGTGTGCTTCACCGGCGAGGTGGTCTCCGACGTCCATGGCGTCATGGGACGGGACCGGATGGAGCGCCTTGCCGAGGATCGTGGTCTGCGGGCCGTCGCCACCGTCACCAAGACGAGGACCGACGTGCTGGTGGTCGCCGAGCTCGGCACCCAGTCCAACAAGACCAAGAACGCCGTGAAGTGGGGCAAGCCCGTGATCGCGGCCGAGGACTTCCTGGAGTGGACGGAACGGGCCTGA
- a CDS encoding methyltransferase, whose product MSLVRWSEHGAEHAARWHSENGAPPPTRLEIADDALTADAALRRLRAGNGLLWRGDYPGARQLLAAIGRRIDRRSPPRSDDIAQQFRDHRAQRAHRATLLGGVVVLLDPGHRLDLRRAPDVAEACREAYGELHEPMLVSLPELLGVLSAHQWQLTGVAIPALGERIHARYGVFSPVRSEYVDLVAEAPLPQIEGGAAAFDLGTGTGVLAAVLARRGAAHVVATDINPRAVTCARENVQRLGLEGRVTVVETDLFPPGRADLVVCNPPWLPGAATSALELGVYDESSSMLRGFLDGLAEHLRPGGEGWLILSDLAEHLQLRGRQELLRMIEGAGLMVAGTLETAPRHPRAKDPRDRLHAARSQEATVLWRLRPASH is encoded by the coding sequence ATGTCGCTGGTCCGCTGGTCCGAGCACGGCGCCGAGCATGCCGCACGGTGGCACTCGGAGAACGGCGCCCCACCGCCGACGCGGCTCGAGATCGCCGATGACGCCCTCACCGCGGATGCGGCCCTGCGCCGGCTGCGCGCCGGGAACGGGCTCCTGTGGCGGGGCGACTACCCCGGTGCCCGCCAGCTGCTGGCCGCCATCGGGCGCCGGATCGACCGCCGCAGCCCGCCTCGGAGCGACGACATCGCGCAGCAGTTCCGAGATCATCGAGCACAGCGGGCACATCGCGCCACGCTTCTGGGCGGCGTCGTGGTGCTCCTCGACCCCGGCCATCGACTCGATCTGCGGCGTGCGCCCGATGTCGCCGAGGCCTGCCGGGAGGCCTACGGGGAACTCCATGAGCCGATGCTCGTCTCGCTCCCGGAGCTGCTCGGCGTGCTCAGCGCCCACCAATGGCAGCTGACGGGGGTGGCGATCCCGGCGCTCGGTGAGCGCATCCATGCCCGGTACGGGGTGTTCTCCCCGGTGCGCTCGGAATACGTCGACCTCGTCGCCGAGGCCCCGCTGCCTCAGATCGAGGGGGGAGCGGCAGCCTTCGACCTGGGCACCGGGACCGGCGTGCTGGCCGCGGTGCTCGCCCGACGAGGGGCCGCGCACGTGGTCGCCACCGATATCAATCCCCGGGCCGTGACCTGCGCGCGCGAGAACGTCCAGCGCCTGGGCCTGGAGGGGCGGGTCACCGTGGTCGAGACCGACCTCTTCCCACCCGGACGCGCCGATCTCGTGGTCTGCAATCCGCCCTGGCTGCCGGGCGCGGCCACCTCGGCCCTGGAACTGGGCGTCTACGACGAGTCCTCGAGCATGCTCCGAGGCTTCCTCGACGGACTCGCCGAGCATCTGCGCCCCGGCGGGGAGGGCTGGCTGATCCTCTCCGACCTCGCCGAGCATCTGCAGCTGAGAGGCCGGCAGGAGCTGCTGCGGATGATCGAGGGCGCCGGCCTCATGGTGGCCGGGACCCTGGAGACCGCCCCCCGGCATCCGCGGGCGAAGGATCCCCGCGACCGGCTCCACGCCGCGCGTTCACAGGAGGCCACGGTCCTGTGGCGTCTGCGCCCGGCGAGCCATTAG
- a CDS encoding MarR family winged helix-turn-helix transcriptional regulator gives MTEAPQRDDVGDAHTYWYGDADSAVELLSATRRFRRADHEMRRRMSAGMGMNMTDLAALRCVIAHELAGDPVTPLRLAQQLEISGASTSKLLDRLTASGHLERAPHPRDGRSRIVVATDHAHSQVRERLSGMHEQMLEIARAVPASARPAAIDFLQAMADHLETEAPPQELTPSEE, from the coding sequence ATGACCGAGGCCCCACAGCGCGATGACGTCGGCGACGCGCACACGTACTGGTACGGCGATGCCGATTCCGCCGTCGAACTGCTCTCGGCCACCCGTCGCTTCCGCCGCGCGGACCACGAGATGCGCCGGCGCATGAGTGCCGGCATGGGCATGAACATGACGGACCTCGCGGCGCTGAGATGCGTCATCGCCCATGAGCTGGCCGGGGACCCCGTCACCCCGCTGCGGCTCGCCCAGCAGCTGGAGATCTCCGGTGCCTCGACCTCGAAGCTGCTCGACCGGCTCACCGCCTCCGGCCACCTCGAGCGGGCACCCCATCCCCGTGACGGACGCTCCCGGATCGTGGTGGCCACAGACCATGCGCACTCCCAGGTCAGGGAGCGGCTCAGCGGCATGCACGAGCAGATGCTCGAGATCGCCCGGGCGGTCCCGGCATCGGCCCGACCTGCGGCGATCGACTTCCTGCAGGCGATGGCCGACCACCTCGAGACCGAGGCGCCTCCCCAGGAGCTCACCCCGTCCGAGGAGTGA
- the idi gene encoding isopentenyl-diphosphate Delta-isomerase → MIDSRPAQTDAEDHVILVEPDGSPRGFAPRATVHSRETPLHLAFSCYVIREDARVLLTRRALTKRTWPGVWTNSFCGHPRRGESFAEAIARHAQHELGMRVRTPEEALPDFRYRAVDASGIVENEICPVFLAVADGEAAPNPAEVMDLRWVAPAELASLVELSPWTLSPWTASQVPQLRGILERVPASAP, encoded by the coding sequence ATGATCGACAGTCGTCCAGCTCAGACCGACGCAGAGGACCATGTCATCCTCGTGGAGCCCGACGGCTCCCCCCGCGGTTTCGCCCCGCGCGCCACGGTCCATTCACGCGAGACCCCGCTCCACCTGGCCTTCTCCTGCTACGTGATCCGTGAGGACGCTCGGGTGCTGCTCACCCGTCGCGCCCTGACCAAGCGCACCTGGCCCGGGGTGTGGACGAACTCCTTCTGCGGCCACCCCCGCCGGGGCGAGTCCTTCGCCGAGGCGATCGCCCGCCATGCCCAGCACGAGCTGGGGATGAGGGTGCGGACCCCCGAGGAGGCGCTCCCGGACTTCCGTTACCGCGCTGTGGACGCCTCCGGCATCGTCGAGAACGAGATCTGCCCGGTCTTCCTCGCCGTCGCCGACGGCGAGGCCGCACCGAACCCGGCAGAGGTGATGGATCTGCGGTGGGTCGCCCCTGCCGAGCTCGCCTCTCTCGTCGAGCTCTCACCCTGGACCCTCAGCCCGTGGACGGCCTCCCAGGTCCCTCAGCTGCGCGGGATCCTCGAACGTGTTCCCGCGAGTGCTCCGTGA
- a CDS encoding polyprenyl synthetase family protein, with translation MTTAHQHAVEGEIQRLLSLGATRPGALPLPDHHDLWDAFSRASDGGKRFRPSLLLSAHQALGGTREPAAVQVAAALELLHTALVVQDDVIDGDQVRRGVPSLPGGIAADARRRGAGPAEARRLGEAAGILAGDLGLIAAMRAIARCEAPAPVIERLLDLFESTLHATAAGELADVRLQLGPAHGSVVLREALAVAELKTALYSFQLPLRAGALLADASPEVLAALDEIGSLLGIGFQLFDDLLGVFGDERRTGKSALGDLREGKRTALIAHASTTDSWDALQPLLGREDLDEAGARRARDLLTSGGSRAWVEDLARWHVTSAAEAAERHELPPGLAVALDLATAEILRAADLTLPTTVPADAAPVRRRAEEGLPA, from the coding sequence GTGACCACCGCGCACCAGCATGCCGTCGAGGGCGAGATCCAGCGCCTGCTGAGCCTCGGCGCGACCCGCCCCGGAGCTCTGCCGCTGCCCGATCACCACGACCTGTGGGACGCCTTCTCCCGGGCCAGCGACGGTGGGAAGCGGTTCCGCCCGAGCCTGCTGCTGTCTGCCCACCAGGCCCTCGGCGGTACTCGGGAGCCCGCCGCGGTCCAGGTGGCAGCGGCACTGGAGCTGCTGCACACCGCCCTGGTCGTGCAGGACGACGTGATCGACGGCGACCAGGTCAGGCGCGGGGTGCCGAGCCTGCCCGGAGGCATCGCCGCCGATGCCCGACGCCGTGGCGCCGGCCCCGCCGAGGCGCGGCGGCTCGGGGAGGCGGCCGGCATCCTGGCCGGTGATCTGGGCCTGATCGCGGCGATGCGGGCGATCGCCCGCTGCGAGGCGCCCGCCCCGGTGATCGAACGGCTGCTGGACCTGTTCGAGAGCACTCTGCACGCCACCGCGGCCGGGGAGCTCGCCGATGTGCGCCTCCAGCTGGGTCCGGCGCACGGCTCGGTGGTGCTGCGGGAGGCGCTCGCCGTCGCCGAGCTGAAGACCGCTCTCTACTCCTTCCAGCTGCCGCTGCGGGCCGGGGCCCTCCTGGCCGACGCCTCGCCCGAGGTGCTCGCCGCCCTCGATGAGATCGGCAGCCTGCTCGGCATCGGCTTCCAGCTGTTCGACGATCTGCTGGGCGTGTTCGGCGACGAGCGCCGCACCGGCAAGAGCGCGCTCGGAGACCTGCGCGAGGGCAAGCGCACCGCCCTCATCGCCCACGCCTCGACCACCGACTCCTGGGACGCGCTGCAGCCGCTGCTGGGACGCGAGGATCTCGACGAGGCGGGGGCGCGCCGCGCTCGGGACCTGCTGACCTCCGGCGGCTCCCGCGCCTGGGTCGAGGACCTCGCCCGCTGGCACGTGACCAGCGCGGCCGAGGCGGCCGAGCGTCACGAGCTGCCACCGGGCCTCGCCGTCGCGCTCGATCTCGCGACGGCGGAGATCCTCCGCGCCGCGGACCTCACCCTGCCGACGACCGTTCCGGCCGATGCGGCGCCGGTCCGGCGCCGCGCCGAAGAAGGGCTCCCCGCATGA
- a CDS encoding SDR family oxidoreductase, producing MSSPGSAAHDTPLVLVTGASGYIGGRLVPALLEAGLRVRAMARHADRLRDRPWRDQVEVVEADVEDPASLDAALEGIDVAYYLIHAMGAGRRFADRDRQGARSFAGAAARADVRRIVYLGGIHPEGVELSAHMASRKEVGDILLAGPVPAVVLRAAVILGSGSASFEIMRHLAERLPVMIAPQWVRNRIQPTAVRDVLHYLVAAARLEGAPNRTFDVGGPDVLTFAQLLHAYARAAGLPRRRIRTVPVLTPRLASHWIGLVTPVPTGIARPLVESLIHESVAAEHDLHDLVPDPEGGLTGVGRAIELALTRIRELDVATAWHSATPAGAPSAPLPEDPDWSGGIVRGDQRERRVDASPETLWAVIEGIGGRHGWYSWRLGWVARGLMDRVVGGPGLRRGRRHPDRLVVGDAVDWWRVERLEDSRLLRLRAEMRLPGQAWLELAVAPTDDGRAILHQRAIYHPRGLLGDLYWWAVWPFHGIVFGGMQRNIARAAETAGPVRARARPTPHDAATTSGASRSPDDPDAPGGIA from the coding sequence ATGAGCAGTCCCGGCTCCGCTGCCCACGACACCCCACTGGTCCTGGTCACCGGTGCCAGCGGCTACATCGGCGGGCGCCTCGTCCCCGCCCTGCTGGAGGCCGGGCTGCGGGTGCGCGCCATGGCGCGCCACGCCGACCGGCTCCGGGACCGTCCCTGGAGAGACCAGGTCGAGGTGGTCGAGGCCGACGTGGAGGACCCGGCGAGCCTGGATGCCGCGCTCGAGGGGATCGACGTCGCCTACTACCTGATCCACGCCATGGGCGCGGGTCGCCGCTTCGCCGACCGCGACCGGCAGGGTGCGCGGTCCTTCGCCGGCGCCGCGGCGCGCGCCGACGTGCGGCGGATCGTCTACCTCGGCGGCATCCACCCCGAGGGGGTCGAGCTCTCGGCGCACATGGCCTCCCGCAAGGAGGTCGGAGACATCCTGCTGGCCGGTCCGGTCCCCGCGGTGGTGCTGAGAGCGGCGGTGATCCTCGGCTCCGGCAGCGCCTCCTTCGAGATCATGCGCCACCTCGCCGAGCGGCTGCCGGTGATGATCGCACCGCAGTGGGTGCGCAACCGGATCCAGCCGACCGCTGTGCGCGACGTGCTCCACTACCTCGTCGCGGCGGCCCGGCTCGAGGGGGCCCCGAACCGCACCTTCGACGTGGGCGGCCCGGATGTGCTGACCTTCGCCCAGCTGCTGCATGCCTACGCCCGCGCCGCGGGCCTCCCCCGACGCCGCATCCGCACGGTGCCGGTGCTGACCCCGCGCCTGGCCAGCCACTGGATCGGTCTGGTGACCCCGGTGCCCACCGGGATCGCCCGCCCGCTGGTCGAGTCGCTGATCCATGAGTCCGTCGCGGCCGAGCACGACCTGCACGACCTCGTGCCCGACCCCGAGGGGGGCCTGACCGGGGTGGGCCGCGCGATCGAGCTGGCCCTGACCCGCATCCGCGAGCTCGACGTCGCCACCGCCTGGCACTCCGCGACGCCCGCCGGAGCGCCCTCCGCCCCGCTGCCCGAGGATCCCGACTGGTCCGGCGGGATCGTGCGCGGCGACCAGCGCGAGCGCCGCGTCGACGCCTCCCCCGAGACCCTATGGGCGGTGATCGAAGGCATCGGCGGTCGGCACGGCTGGTACTCCTGGCGCCTGGGCTGGGTCGCGCGCGGGCTGATGGACCGCGTCGTCGGCGGGCCGGGACTGCGTCGTGGCCGCCGCCACCCCGACCGGCTCGTCGTCGGCGACGCGGTGGACTGGTGGCGGGTCGAGCGCCTCGAGGACAGCCGGCTGCTGCGCCTGCGCGCCGAGATGCGGCTGCCCGGACAGGCGTGGCTCGAATTGGCGGTGGCACCGACCGACGACGGGCGCGCGATCCTCCACCAGCGCGCGATCTACCATCCCCGCGGGCTGCTCGGGGACCTCTACTGGTGGGCCGTCTGGCCCTTCCACGGGATCGTGTTCGGCGGCATGCAGCGCAACATCGCCCGCGCCGCGGAGACCGCCGGTCCCGTCCGCGCCCGGGCACGGCCGACGCCCCACGACGCCGCGACGACGTCCGGGGCCTCCCGCTCTCCCGATGACCCCGATGCTCCCGGAGGGATCGCATGA
- a CDS encoding tryptophan-rich sensory protein, translating into MTGPLVRRLAVTVSFLLAMLGTAIGVGAFGGDPIDEAAGGLLAADATHLAPAGSAFTIWSVIYVGLGAFTLWQWWDSRDARGIAPPAIASLLLNAAWILTIQAGRVGLSVVVIALLLAVLAVLFRRLTAVPPGGALERIVVDGTFGLYLGWVSVATCANIAAALKGAGFSGFGAPSLLAIVVLAVVAVIGVGLAIAGRRPVAAPLAMIWGLAWIAVGRATDEPHAPAVAIAAAVAAAVIALAAAAQWLRPRRRGLASTTRTATTTTTARRVR; encoded by the coding sequence ATGACCGGCCCGCTCGTCCGTCGGCTCGCTGTGACAGTGAGCTTCCTGCTGGCGATGCTCGGCACCGCGATCGGCGTCGGCGCCTTCGGGGGCGACCCGATCGACGAGGCCGCCGGCGGCCTGCTCGCCGCCGACGCCACCCACCTGGCACCCGCCGGCTCCGCCTTCACGATCTGGTCGGTCATCTACGTCGGGCTCGGCGCCTTCACGCTGTGGCAGTGGTGGGACTCGCGCGATGCACGCGGCATCGCCCCGCCGGCGATCGCCTCGCTGCTGCTGAACGCCGCGTGGATCCTCACCATCCAGGCCGGCCGGGTCGGGCTCAGCGTGGTGGTGATCGCACTGCTGCTGGCGGTCCTCGCGGTTCTCTTCCGCCGCCTCACGGCCGTGCCGCCCGGCGGTGCGCTCGAGCGGATCGTCGTGGACGGCACCTTCGGCCTGTATCTGGGCTGGGTCAGCGTCGCGACCTGCGCGAACATCGCCGCCGCGCTCAAGGGTGCCGGGTTCTCCGGCTTCGGCGCCCCCTCGCTGCTGGCCATCGTCGTGCTCGCGGTGGTGGCGGTGATCGGTGTGGGACTGGCCATCGCCGGTCGCCGCCCGGTCGCCGCACCGCTGGCGATGATCTGGGGCCTGGCCTGGATCGCCGTCGGCCGCGCGACGGACGAGCCCCACGCCCCGGCGGTCGCGATCGCCGCTGCGGTCGCCGCCGCCGTGATCGCCCTCGCCGCCGCCGCGCAGTGGCTCCGCCCCCGACGCCGCGGGCTCGCCTCCACGACGCGCACTGCAACGACGACGACGACGGCGAGGAGGGTCCGATGA
- a CDS encoding phytoene/squalene synthase family protein, whose amino-acid sequence MTARSAAHVARNRYDRVAQRSAGCVIAGYSTSFGWATRLLDEPVRTHVRSIYALVRIADETVDDPDPTFPACERSRLLEDLAAETARAVAGARSTNLVVQAFALTARRCGIGSALIEPFFASMRADLDVSTHDEASLAQYVHGSAEVVGLMCLRVFLDGDDAAYARLAPAASALGAAFQKVNFLRDLAEDHDELGRTYFPGLDVEDFGDLERDRLLDDIDADLAQAATAIPQLPVSSRRAVAAAHGFYGALSRRLRATPAQQIRRARVRVPDHEKAVIMARAVLGARR is encoded by the coding sequence ATGACGGCCCGCAGCGCGGCTCACGTCGCGAGGAACCGCTACGACCGGGTCGCTCAGCGCAGCGCCGGCTGCGTGATCGCCGGCTACTCCACGTCCTTCGGGTGGGCGACCAGGCTGCTCGACGAGCCCGTGCGCACCCATGTGCGCAGCATCTACGCCCTGGTCCGCATCGCCGATGAGACGGTCGACGACCCGGACCCGACGTTCCCGGCCTGCGAGCGGTCCCGGCTGCTGGAGGACCTCGCCGCCGAGACGGCGCGCGCCGTCGCCGGCGCCCGGTCCACCAATCTCGTGGTGCAGGCCTTCGCCCTCACGGCGCGGCGCTGCGGCATCGGTTCCGCGCTCATCGAGCCCTTCTTCGCGTCCATGCGCGCCGACCTCGACGTCTCCACGCACGACGAGGCGAGCCTCGCGCAGTACGTGCACGGCTCCGCCGAGGTGGTGGGGCTGATGTGCCTGCGGGTGTTCCTGGACGGGGATGATGCCGCCTATGCACGGCTCGCCCCGGCGGCGAGCGCGCTCGGCGCCGCCTTCCAGAAGGTGAACTTCCTGCGGGACCTCGCCGAGGACCACGACGAGCTCGGGCGCACCTATTTCCCGGGCCTGGACGTCGAGGACTTCGGCGATCTCGAGCGCGACCGGCTGCTCGACGACATCGATGCCGACCTCGCCCAGGCGGCGACGGCGATACCGCAGCTGCCCGTCTCCAGCCGCCGCGCCGTGGCCGCCGCCCACGGCTTCTACGGCGCGCTCTCGCGCCGGCTGCGCGCCACCCCGGCCCAGCAGATCCGCCGTGCCCGGGTGCGGGTCCCCGACCACGAGAAAGCAGTGATCATGGCCCGTGCCGTGCTCGGGGCCCGCCGATGA
- the crtI gene encoding phytoene desaturase family protein, which yields MSARPTPDMQDSSATEGTAVVIGGGISGLATAALLARDGYRVELVEAREQLGGRAGSWEQDGFRFDTGPSWYLMPEVFDHFFRLLGTSAAAQLDLERLDPGYRVFFEDHEEPVDIHASVARNATAFEAIEPGAGRALDQYLDSAQHTYEMALEHFLYSSFTRRRELLTAPLLARAPRLLQLLVEPLERFVGRRFQDPRLRQILGYPAVFLGSSPDRTPSMYHLMSTMDLTGGVLYPQGGFARLIEVIAHLAEREGVRLRTGTRATRILTAPQPGRRRPRAVGVEIQEADGTVHELPADVVVATADLHHVETTMLPPALQTYPQRWWEKATSGPGAVLLMLGVGGSLPQLAHHSLFFTRDWKENFGAIREGRVPSPASLYVCRPSATDPSVAPPGQENLFVLVPMPAEPGLGHGGIDGTGSSAVEAIADEAVAQIAAGAGIPDLAERVVVRRTVGPEEFATDLRTWKGGMLGPAHTLRQSAFLRAGNASRKVDSLLYAGSSTIPGIGLPMCLISAELVAKRLRGDHSAAPLPEPASASAPTAQSGAEA from the coding sequence ATGAGCGCCCGCCCCACCCCGGATATGCAGGACTCGAGCGCCACTGAGGGGACCGCCGTCGTCATCGGCGGCGGCATCTCCGGCCTCGCCACGGCCGCCCTTCTGGCCCGGGACGGCTACCGGGTGGAGCTGGTCGAGGCGCGCGAGCAGCTCGGCGGCCGCGCCGGCAGCTGGGAGCAGGACGGGTTCCGCTTCGACACCGGCCCCTCCTGGTACCTGATGCCCGAGGTGTTCGACCACTTCTTCCGCCTGCTGGGCACCTCCGCCGCCGCACAGCTGGACCTCGAGAGACTGGACCCCGGCTACCGGGTGTTCTTCGAGGACCACGAGGAACCGGTGGACATCCACGCCTCCGTGGCCCGGAACGCGACCGCCTTCGAGGCGATCGAGCCCGGTGCCGGGCGGGCCCTGGACCAGTACCTCGACTCCGCCCAGCACACCTATGAGATGGCGCTGGAGCACTTCCTCTACTCCTCGTTCACCCGTCGCCGGGAGCTGCTGACCGCCCCGCTGCTCGCCCGGGCGCCGCGGCTGCTGCAGCTGCTCGTCGAGCCGCTCGAGCGCTTCGTCGGCCGACGGTTCCAGGATCCGCGGCTGCGGCAGATCCTCGGCTATCCGGCCGTGTTCCTGGGCTCCTCCCCGGACCGCACCCCGAGCATGTACCACCTGATGAGCACCATGGACCTCACCGGTGGGGTGCTCTACCCCCAGGGCGGGTTCGCCCGGCTGATCGAGGTGATCGCCCACCTCGCCGAGCGCGAGGGCGTGCGCCTGCGCACCGGCACCCGCGCCACGCGGATCCTCACCGCCCCGCAGCCGGGCCGGCGCCGCCCCCGGGCGGTCGGCGTCGAGATCCAGGAGGCCGACGGGACGGTGCACGAGCTGCCCGCCGACGTGGTCGTCGCGACCGCCGATCTGCATCACGTGGAGACCACCATGCTGCCGCCGGCGCTGCAGACCTACCCGCAGCGCTGGTGGGAGAAGGCCACCTCCGGTCCGGGCGCGGTGCTGCTCATGCTGGGGGTGGGGGGATCCCTGCCCCAGCTGGCCCATCACAGCCTGTTCTTCACCCGGGACTGGAAGGAGAACTTCGGCGCGATCCGTGAGGGCCGTGTCCCCTCCCCGGCCTCGCTCTACGTGTGCCGGCCCTCGGCGACCGATCCCTCGGTCGCCCCGCCCGGGCAGGAGAACCTGTTCGTCCTGGTCCCGATGCCGGCCGAGCCCGGACTGGGGCACGGCGGGATCGACGGGACGGGATCGAGCGCGGTCGAGGCCATCGCCGACGAGGCCGTCGCACAGATCGCCGCCGGGGCAGGCATCCCCGACCTCGCCGAGCGGGTGGTGGTGCGCCGCACCGTCGGCCCGGAGGAGTTCGCGACCGACCTGCGCACCTGGAAGGGCGGCATGCTGGGCCCCGCGCACACCCTGCGCCAGAGCGCGTTCCTGCGCGCCGGGAACGCCTCGCGGAAGGTCGACTCCCTGCTGTACGCGGGATCCAGCACGATCCCGGGGATCGGCCTGCCGATGTGCCTGATCAGCGCCGAGCTGGTCGCCAAGCGTCTGCGCGGCGACCACTCGGCCGCGCCGCTGCCCGAGCCCGCGTCCGCATCGGCGCCCACCGCGCAGAGCGGGGCGGAGGCATGA